CCCGCTCGCGTCAGCCGCGACCGCCGCCGGTCACCGCGGCGAGCCGTTCTGCGACGCCCGAGAACCGCCGGACGCCGCGCTGGGCGGCGGCGGCGAGCACGTCGCCGCTGCCGACCACGACGGCGGAGCGCCGCGCGCGCGTCACCGCCGTGTAGACCAACTCGCGAGTCGCCAGCGGCATCGCGCGCTCCGGCAGCACGACCACGACCTCGTCGAACTCGGAGCCCTGCGCCTTGTGCACGGTGATCGCGAACGCCAACGCCACGTGGGACCGCAACGCATCGAGGGGATATGCGACGTACTTGCCGTCGCGCTCGAATACCGCGGCGAACTGATGGCTGCGCCGCCCCGCATCCGCCACGCGCAACACGATGCCCTGGTCCCCGTTGAACAGCCCCCGCTCGTAGTCGTTGCGCAGCACCATCACCGGCTCGCCGGGATACAGCGCCGTCGCGCCGTGAATCGCGCCGCCGAAGTCGTCGAGGATGCGCCGATGAAAGTAGGCGTTGATCCAGTCGGCGCCGGTCCGCGGCGCCTCGTGCGTCACCGCGAGGATGCGGCCGCGGCGGCTTGCGGCAAACAGCGCGTCGAGGTCGGCGCGGTCGCGCTCGTCGAGGCCGTCCGGGCCTCGCAGGTACACCTTGCGCGCGCGCGCCTCGAATCCGGGCGCGACGATCCGCTCGCGATACCACCGGTCGAGCAGCGCCTCGCGGTCGCGGTCTGCCACGCGCTCGGCGCCGCGAAACGCCACGCGAGCGGCCCGTCGCCGCACCGCGGGCGGATCGGCGTCGCCGGCGCGCACGGCCTGCGCGAACTGCAGCACCGCCGCGCCAGCCGGATCGGCGGCGTCCATCCGGTAGCTGTGCGTGAGTCGTACGGCCGCCGCGGTGTCCGCCAGGTCGCGGAACACCGCGCCCGCGTCGACCGACGGCAACTGATCGGCATCGCCAAGGACGACCAGCCGCGCGTCCGGCCGCAACGCGGCCACGAGCCGGTCCATCATCGCCAGGTCGATCATCGACCCCTCGTCGACGATCGCGA
The sequence above is drawn from the Deltaproteobacteria bacterium genome and encodes:
- the recD gene encoding exodeoxyribonuclease V subunit alpha; protein product: MAGRAVRPRGVGAEERAVTFVDWTPLGTATARFAAAGRKWAAPAGEPLPARGADPAGAADAVATLEDRYLAWELARLAEPLEPDERRALAYLVLAVRVAVANGSTRVPVRGAAGDLAAAMAAVGASPADAAVAAALVASPDRARPVLGTADDHRPLVVDGDWLYPHRLRALEIDFVARVAPRLGKRPLPGADAAVADVVARPPVIAGAPVVLSDEQRVAVAAALERPLAVITGGPGTGKTSIIVAIVRALVRAGIAPEAIALAAPTGKAANRMDESVTAALAAIADPAVADERLAARRPRARTLHRLLGYSPGRDRFAHHAASPVDCDVAIVDEGSMIDLAMMDRLVAALRPDARLVVLGDADQLPSVDAGAVFRDLADTAAAVRLTHSYRMDAADPAGAAVLQFAQAVRAGDADPPAVRRRAARVAFRGAERVADRDREALLDRWYRERIVAPGFEARARKVYLRGPDGLDERDRADLDALFAASRRGRILAVTHEAPRTGADWINAYFHRRILDDFGGAIHGATALYPGEPVMVLRNDYERGLFNGDQGIVLRVADAGRRSHQFAAVFERDGKYVAYPLDALRSHVALAFAITVHKAQGSEFDEVVVVLPERAMPLATRELVYTAVTRARRSAVVVGSGDVLAAAAQRGVRRFSGVAERLAAVTGGGRG